The proteins below are encoded in one region of Zerene cesonia ecotype Mississippi chromosome 10, Zerene_cesonia_1.1, whole genome shotgun sequence:
- the LOC119829740 gene encoding monocarboxylate transporter 12-B-like isoform X1, whose translation MSKKNSLAFPRTEKRIKLVPPDGGWGWMILLGTGLSNIFNQSMLSLFSLLYGDALEAMGHKTQGAAIVLSVMLFVSNFGGPIAGVLVKLTSARFVCVTGAVFCTTGIFFSGFSTNIVHLILTYGILLGLGLGFIQNAGFVSINSYFKLKKSIAVGIAMAGTGIGQTIMPHVVRYLLDHYGFRGACLLLSSLSLHGICGTLLIQPVEWHMKKVEEEVVIDEKISLLENNHNSNDEVYKGNRRATVPTILHENGKETENSHKIFQSHSELQVHQNGKTNGHMNGHNNPEPKQNKTILRKIYDLLDISLLSNPRFLNVILGTALTFISIQNFSMLYPLFLQKVVGMNKQETANCMSAVAFADIIGRLSLPQAQAKFKISARMTLVLTSIWLLVIRQILAYQTDMFVLLAMSSLYGFGRSMVIVSRNIAISEQCRMDQVASAVGLGMLSMGIIVPPMGYFLGWIRDYTGSYIICITAQNAILVLFLIMWIPDMLHQYYQDRKKNKSIEEEMQMT comes from the exons ATGTCGAAGAAAAATTCATTAGCGTTCCCAAGGACGGAGAAGAGGATAAAATTAGTGCCTCCTGATGGGGGCTGGGGATGGATGATTCTACTAGGCACAGGACTTTCCAAT attttcaaTCAGTCTATGTTGTCCCTCTTCAGCTTGCTATACGGAGATGCTCTGGAAGCAATGGGACACAAGACGCAAGGAGCAGCGATAGTCCTCAGTGTTATGCTTTTTGTATCGAATTTCGGTGGTCCGATCGCCGGTGTTCTAGTTAAATTGACGTCAGCCAGATTCGTGTGCGTCACTGGAGCTGTATTTTGCACCACAGGAATATTCTTTAGTGGATTTTCAACAAACATAGTGCACTTGATTTTAACTTACGGTATACTTTTAG GTTTAGGTTTaggttttattcaaaatgccGGATTCGTTTCTATCAATAGTTACTTTAAGCTGAAAAAGAGTATTGCAGTCGGAATAGCAATGGCAGGAACCGGCATTGGGCAGACCATAATGCCTCATGTGGTGCGATATCTCTTGGATCATTATGGATTTAGAGGAGCATGTTTACTTCTCTCTTCTCTCAGCTTACATGGG ATTTGCGGTACATTGTTAATACAGCCCGTGGAATGGCATATGAAAAAAGTAGAAGAAGAAGTAGTaattgatgaaaaaatatcGCTATTGGAGAACAATCACAACAGTAATGATGAAGTATACAAGGGTAATAGACGCGCAACTGTCCCGACAATATTGCATGAAAATGGCAAGGAAACAGAAAATTctcacaaaatatttcaaagtcaTTCCGAATTACAAGTGCATCAAAATGGTAAAACAAATGGTCATATGAATG gacATAACAATCCAGAACCGaagcaaaacaaaacaatcctGAGAAAAATATACGATTTGCTTGATATTTCTCTGCTTTCCAATCCACGTTTCTTAAATGTCATACTCGGAACagctttaacatttatttccatCCAAAACTTTAGCATGCTGTACCCACTTTTCCTtcag aaaGTTGTGGGTATGAATAAGCAAGAAACTGCCAACTGCATGTCAGCAGTAGCATTTGCAGATATTATAGGTAGACTTTCATTGCCGCAAGCGCAagcaaaattcaaaatatcagCCAGAATGACGTTGGTATTGACGAGTATTTGGTTACTCGTAATAAGACAAA ttttagCGTATCAAACAGATATGTTCGTTTTGCTTGCTATGTCATCACTATATGGCTTTGGGAGAAGTATGGTCATTGTATCTAGGAATATAGCAATCTCAGAACAATGTAGAATGGATCAAGTAGCGTCAGCTGTAGGTCTAGGGATGTTAAGTATGGGAATCATCGTCCCACCGATGGGCTATTTCCTGGGCTGGATAAGAGACTATACTGGCAGTTACATAATTTGCATCACTGCACAAAACGCTATACTAGTACTATTTCTAATCATGTGGATACCGGATATGCTACATCAATATTACCAAGATAGgaaaaagaataaaagtaTAGAAGAAGAGATGCAGATGACGTAA
- the LOC119829740 gene encoding monocarboxylate transporter 12-B-like isoform X2 codes for MGHKTQGAAIVLSVMLFVSNFGGPIAGVLVKLTSARFVCVTGAVFCTTGIFFSGFSTNIVHLILTYGILLGLGLGFIQNAGFVSINSYFKLKKSIAVGIAMAGTGIGQTIMPHVVRYLLDHYGFRGACLLLSSLSLHGICGTLLIQPVEWHMKKVEEEVVIDEKISLLENNHNSNDEVYKGNRRATVPTILHENGKETENSHKIFQSHSELQVHQNGKTNGHMNGHNNPEPKQNKTILRKIYDLLDISLLSNPRFLNVILGTALTFISIQNFSMLYPLFLQKVVGMNKQETANCMSAVAFADIIGRLSLPQAQAKFKISARMTLVLTSIWLLVIRQILAYQTDMFVLLAMSSLYGFGRSMVIVSRNIAISEQCRMDQVASAVGLGMLSMGIIVPPMGYFLGWIRDYTGSYIICITAQNAILVLFLIMWIPDMLHQYYQDRKKNKSIEEEMQMT; via the exons ATGGGACACAAGACGCAAGGAGCAGCGATAGTCCTCAGTGTTATGCTTTTTGTATCGAATTTCGGTGGTCCGATCGCCGGTGTTCTAGTTAAATTGACGTCAGCCAGATTCGTGTGCGTCACTGGAGCTGTATTTTGCACCACAGGAATATTCTTTAGTGGATTTTCAACAAACATAGTGCACTTGATTTTAACTTACGGTATACTTTTAG GTTTAGGTTTaggttttattcaaaatgccGGATTCGTTTCTATCAATAGTTACTTTAAGCTGAAAAAGAGTATTGCAGTCGGAATAGCAATGGCAGGAACCGGCATTGGGCAGACCATAATGCCTCATGTGGTGCGATATCTCTTGGATCATTATGGATTTAGAGGAGCATGTTTACTTCTCTCTTCTCTCAGCTTACATGGG ATTTGCGGTACATTGTTAATACAGCCCGTGGAATGGCATATGAAAAAAGTAGAAGAAGAAGTAGTaattgatgaaaaaatatcGCTATTGGAGAACAATCACAACAGTAATGATGAAGTATACAAGGGTAATAGACGCGCAACTGTCCCGACAATATTGCATGAAAATGGCAAGGAAACAGAAAATTctcacaaaatatttcaaagtcaTTCCGAATTACAAGTGCATCAAAATGGTAAAACAAATGGTCATATGAATG gacATAACAATCCAGAACCGaagcaaaacaaaacaatcctGAGAAAAATATACGATTTGCTTGATATTTCTCTGCTTTCCAATCCACGTTTCTTAAATGTCATACTCGGAACagctttaacatttatttccatCCAAAACTTTAGCATGCTGTACCCACTTTTCCTtcag aaaGTTGTGGGTATGAATAAGCAAGAAACTGCCAACTGCATGTCAGCAGTAGCATTTGCAGATATTATAGGTAGACTTTCATTGCCGCAAGCGCAagcaaaattcaaaatatcagCCAGAATGACGTTGGTATTGACGAGTATTTGGTTACTCGTAATAAGACAAA ttttagCGTATCAAACAGATATGTTCGTTTTGCTTGCTATGTCATCACTATATGGCTTTGGGAGAAGTATGGTCATTGTATCTAGGAATATAGCAATCTCAGAACAATGTAGAATGGATCAAGTAGCGTCAGCTGTAGGTCTAGGGATGTTAAGTATGGGAATCATCGTCCCACCGATGGGCTATTTCCTGGGCTGGATAAGAGACTATACTGGCAGTTACATAATTTGCATCACTGCACAAAACGCTATACTAGTACTATTTCTAATCATGTGGATACCGGATATGCTACATCAATATTACCAAGATAGgaaaaagaataaaagtaTAGAAGAAGAGATGCAGATGACGTAA
- the LOC119829756 gene encoding monocarboxylate transporter 12-B-like: protein MSEKQVLVLPRTVKRIKLVPPDGGWGWIILLGIGVSNVFNQSMLSLFSLLYGDALEAMGHKTQGAAIVLSVMLFVSNFSGPIAGALVKLTSARFVSVAGSFLSSLGIFVSGFSTNIAHLIISYGVLIGVGLGFIQNASFVSINSYFKLKKSIAVGIAMAGTGIGQTVMPHVVRYLLDKYGFLGACLLLSGLSLHGICGTLLIQPVEWHLKKVEEEVVIDEKSLFENKCNATGEVYNRARRATIPSVLLENEKQKVDSHKLLSQSFTQLQQNGKPNVPMNEQIINTNGNKVISMLKNVYDLLDISLLTNIRFLNVIIGTSLTFVSIQNFSMLYPLFLQKVANMDKQETANCMSAVAIADIIGRLALPQAQAKFNISVKMAIILTSIWCLVVRQILAYQTDMYVLLVLSLFYGIGRSMVIVSRNIAIADECRMDQVASAVGLGMLSMGLLVPPVGYFLGWIRDYTGSYIVCITAQNAILVIFLIMWIPDMLYQYCKEKRKQRNRKDETQLT, encoded by the exons ATGTCGGAGAAACAAGTTTTAGTTTTACCAAGAACTGTGAAAAGGATAAAATTAGTCCCTCCCGACGGAGGCTGGGGatggataattttattaggaaTAGGAGTTTCCAAT GTATTCAATCAGTCTATGTTGTCCCTCTTCAGCTTGCTATATGGAGATGCTCTGGAAGCAATGGGACACAAGACGCAAGGAGCAGCGATAGTTCTCAGTGTTATGCTTTTTGTATCGAATTTTAGTGGTCCGATTGCCGGTGCTCTAGTCAAGCTGACGTCAGCGAGATTTGTATCCGTCGCGGGATCTTTTTTATCCAGTTTGGGTATTTTCGTTAGCGGTTTTTCCACAAACATAGCTCATCTGATAATCAGTTACGGTGTCCTAATAG gTGTAGGATTAGGTTTCATTCAAAATGCATCGTTTGTGTCCATAAATAGTTACTTCAAACTGAAAAAGAGTATTGCTGTGGGAATAGCAATGGCGGGCACTGGCATTGGACAGACAGTAATGCCGCATGTTGTGCGATATCTCTTAGATAAATATGGATTTTTAGGAGCATGCTTACTTCTTTCTGGTCTTAGCTTACACGGG ATTTGTGGAACACTACTTATCCAGCCCGTTGAATGGCATTTGAAGAAAGTGGAAGAGGAGGTCGTAATTGACGAAAAATCGTTATTTGAGAACAAATGCAATGCTACTGGTGAAGTCTACAATAGAGCTAGACGAGCTACAATCCCGTCAGTTTTACTTGAGAATGAAAAGCAAAAGGTTGACtcgcataaattattatctcaaAGTTTTACACAATTGCAGCAAAATGGCAAACCAAATGTCCCCATGAATG AACAaatcataaatacaaatggAAACAAAGTCATAAGCATgctaaaaaatgtttacgaCTTGCTCGATATTTCACTATTAACAAATATcagatttttaaatgtcatcaTTGGAACATCTTTGACATTTGTTTCAATACAGAACTTCAGCATGTTGTATCCACTCTTCCTACAG AAAGTAGCAAATATGGATAAACAAGAAACTGCCAATTGCATGTCAGCTGTGGCAATTGCTGATATTATTGGGAGACTGGCCTTGCCTCAGGCGCAAGCGAAATTCAACATTTCAGTAAAAATGGCTATTATATTGACCAGTATCTGGTGTCTTGTGGTACGACAAA ttcTAGCATATCAAACAGACATGTACGTCCTATTGGTTCTATCACTATTCTATGGTATTGGAAGAAGTATGGTAATCGTATCTAGGAACATTGCTATTGCTGATGAGTGTAGAATGGACCAAGTGGCTTCTGCTGTAGGTCTAGGAATGTTAAGTATGGGCTTGTTAGTACCGCCAGTAGGCTACTTCTTAGGCTGGATAAGGGACTATACTGGAAgctatattgtttgtataacaGCGCAAAATGCCatacttgtaatatttttgatcaTGTGGATACCAGACATGTTATACCAATActgtaaagaaaaaagaaaacaaagaaatagaAAAGACGAAACGCAATTGACGTAA